One genomic segment of Alistipes sp. ZOR0009 includes these proteins:
- a CDS encoding retropepsin-like aspartic protease has product MRITIVCLLALFLSTTGAKAQESADKRIINHLNQNSWFALEEDYPKMKDKIQTPVLKGLSEVMINIRFNQPQKALTGIDSLLAHCQSELGSSNVCSMVLFKSKILGEQGCYAQSADLLYRFLDQIPEAARKENFSFYTQLANYYNEVRNEQKPEIIRPNRDTELPLSIKKAGRGMLMFVPVTIHGKTYPFIFDTGASSSAVSERLAAEIGFRTVRDSMHIEGVGSGTGRCGTVDSIMVGDIAFKHPIFTIIPSNPEVDTVYQIDAILGLDFIRMVGETQLYPRDGKVIFPLQQSSLPPTGRNLMLDEGQSYLKAYSGDERLIFHFDTGDVKGDLFNPYYLRHKKMIDSKGTKDTYRGGGFGAMQTVNIIRLAHIPLTVSGTAFELTNIAVAPQTVTKVQKDEDGSMGMDFINLFRKVTINYNKMFLTIEK; this is encoded by the coding sequence ATGAGGATTACCATCGTTTGCTTACTTGCTCTTTTTCTTTCGACAACAGGTGCTAAGGCCCAAGAATCGGCAGATAAACGAATAATAAACCATCTGAACCAAAATAGCTGGTTTGCGCTGGAGGAAGACTACCCAAAGATGAAGGACAAAATTCAGACACCTGTTCTTAAAGGTCTTTCAGAAGTAATGATTAATATACGTTTCAATCAACCGCAAAAGGCACTTACTGGCATAGACTCCCTCCTTGCCCACTGCCAAAGCGAGTTAGGATCTTCGAATGTTTGCAGCATGGTACTATTTAAGAGTAAAATACTTGGGGAACAAGGCTGCTATGCCCAGAGTGCAGATCTTCTCTACCGCTTTCTCGATCAAATACCTGAAGCAGCAAGAAAGGAGAACTTCTCCTTCTATACCCAGCTAGCAAATTACTATAACGAGGTACGTAACGAGCAGAAGCCCGAGATTATTCGGCCAAATAGAGACACCGAACTTCCGCTGAGCATCAAAAAAGCAGGAAGAGGCATGCTGATGTTTGTACCTGTTACCATACACGGAAAAACCTACCCCTTTATCTTTGATACCGGTGCAAGTTCATCGGCTGTTTCAGAACGGCTGGCAGCTGAAATAGGCTTTCGAACAGTCCGCGATTCGATGCATATTGAAGGTGTAGGTAGTGGAACCGGTAGATGTGGAACCGTAGATAGCATAATGGTTGGAGATATCGCCTTTAAGCATCCCATTTTTACCATCATACCTTCCAACCCAGAAGTTGATACCGTGTATCAGATAGATGCCATACTGGGGCTTGATTTTATTCGGATGGTTGGCGAGACGCAGCTCTATCCGCGCGATGGGAAAGTTATTTTCCCTCTCCAGCAAAGCAGCCTACCACCAACAGGTCGCAACCTGATGCTTGACGAAGGCCAATCGTACCTAAAGGCATACTCGGGAGACGAACGGCTGATATTCCACTTCGACACAGGTGACGTAAAAGGAGATCTATTTAACCCCTACTATCTCAGACATAAGAAGATGATTGACAGCAAGGGGACTAAAGACACATATCGAGGAGGCGGATTTGGAGCCATGCAAACCGTTAATATTATTCGGTTAGCACATATCCCGCTAACCGTTAGTGGAACAGCATTCGAATTAACGAACATTGCGGTTGCCCCCCAAACAGTTACTAAAGTGCAAAAAGATGAGGATGGATCGATGGGAATGGATTTTATTAACCTATTCCGAAAAGTCACCATAAACTACAATAAAATGTTCTTAACCATCGAAAAGTAG